The Niallia alba genome includes a window with the following:
- a CDS encoding sensor histidine kinase yields MKQTNSRYGYYRNVVLTSLISSLLLFISMYTFPYYVMSTIGSFVLAVIWFFLTTMIGFYFAFKWNSTLKKQLDEVFWFTSSLRRGKVPQKMQLATNEYVYDLKEELNQLADYQQEQVHSLQRLANEKTTLGQTAHNAAVIEERQRLARDLHDVVSQQLFALNMMSSAAYKIFDSDPILAKQQLKEIVSIAGKAQGEMRALLLHLRPIELSNDTLCDGIIKLIQELKGKTTLHFSASIDEIEGLSTAGQEHLFRIVQEALSNVLRHSHADKVRIILEERGEYASLHISDNGKGFDPTIERIASYGLKTMRERCEEIGGVMEIRSKIGEGTYIDIRVPIKGWEK; encoded by the coding sequence ATGAAACAGACAAATAGCCGCTACGGGTATTACCGAAATGTAGTGTTAACAAGTTTAATTAGTTCATTGTTGTTATTTATAAGTATGTACACATTTCCATATTATGTAATGTCGACGATAGGAAGTTTTGTTTTAGCTGTAATCTGGTTTTTCCTCACAACAATGATCGGTTTTTATTTTGCTTTTAAATGGAACAGCACGCTAAAGAAACAGTTAGATGAAGTATTTTGGTTTACATCCTCTTTAAGGAGAGGGAAAGTACCGCAAAAAATGCAGCTTGCAACAAATGAGTATGTGTATGATTTAAAAGAAGAACTTAATCAACTTGCTGATTATCAACAAGAGCAAGTGCATTCTCTGCAGAGATTAGCAAATGAAAAAACAACACTAGGTCAAACAGCGCACAATGCTGCAGTAATAGAAGAAAGACAACGACTGGCAAGGGATTTGCATGATGTAGTTAGTCAACAATTATTTGCTTTAAATATGATGTCTTCTGCTGCTTATAAAATTTTTGATAGTGATCCCATATTAGCGAAACAACAGTTAAAGGAAATTGTTTCGATTGCTGGAAAAGCTCAAGGAGAAATGCGAGCGTTATTACTTCATTTAAGACCTATTGAATTAAGCAATGATACACTGTGCGATGGCATTATTAAACTTATTCAAGAGCTGAAAGGAAAAACAACGCTTCATTTTTCTGCAAGTATTGATGAAATAGAAGGCTTATCTACAGCTGGACAAGAACATTTATTTCGAATTGTTCAAGAAGCTTTGTCAAATGTGCTTCGTCATTCTCATGCAGATAAAGTAAGAATCATTTTGGAAGAACGTGGAGAATATGCTTCTCTACATATAAGTGATAACGGCAAAGGCTTTGATCCAACTATAGAGAGGATTGCATCATATGGATTAAAAACAATGAGAGAACGATGTGAGGAAATTGGTGGTGTGATGGAAATTCGTTCGAAAATTGGTGAAGGCACATATATCGATATTAGAGTTCCGATAAAGGGGTGGGAGAAATGA
- a CDS encoding response regulator: MIKVVVVDDHEMVRKGIISYLMTESNMQIVGEANNGKVAVQLVLKEKPDIVLMDLLMENGNGMEATKAILMDYPSCKVIIITSFYDEAQVIPAIEAGAFSYLLKTASASEVVHAINKAYSGEAVIEPKVANVMVKKLRATERKPHDELTEREFEVLMCIGEGMTNQAISEELYIGIKTVKTHVSNILSKLGVADRTQAAVYANRNGIIKTR; this comes from the coding sequence ATGATTAAAGTGGTAGTAGTAGATGATCATGAAATGGTGCGAAAAGGAATCATTTCTTATTTAATGACAGAGTCTAATATGCAAATCGTGGGAGAAGCAAATAATGGCAAGGTAGCAGTTCAGCTTGTGTTAAAGGAAAAACCAGATATTGTGCTAATGGATTTATTAATGGAAAATGGCAATGGAATGGAAGCAACAAAGGCTATTTTAATGGATTATCCTAGCTGCAAAGTTATCATTATCACTAGCTTTTATGATGAGGCACAAGTAATTCCGGCAATAGAGGCAGGTGCTTTTAGCTATCTATTAAAAACGGCAAGCGCTTCTGAAGTTGTTCATGCCATTAATAAAGCATATAGTGGGGAAGCAGTGATTGAACCGAAAGTTGCTAACGTAATGGTGAAAAAATTGCGAGCAACAGAACGAAAACCTCATGATGAGTTAACGGAAAGAGAATTTGAAGTACTAATGTGTATTGGTGAGGGGATGACAAATCAAGCAATTAGTGAAGAACTTTACATAGGGATAAAAACAGTGAAGACTCATGTTAGCAATATCTTATCAAAATTAGGAGTAGCCGACCGAACACAAGCAGCTGTGTATGCGAATAGAAATGGCATTATTAAAACAAGGTAG
- the hemE gene encoding uroporphyrinogen decarboxylase yields MSKQVKDTFIKAAKGQQTDYVPVWYMRQAGRSQPEYRAIKEKYSLFEITHQPELCAYVTKLPVDQYDVDAAVLYKDIMTPLPAIGVDVEIKSGIGPVIENPIQSMDDVSRLGMLHPEQDIKYVLDTIKLLTTEQLNVPLIGFSGAPFTLASYMIEGGPSKNYHKTKAFMYAKPEAWYALMEKLGDMVVTYVKAQISAGASAIQIFDSWVGALNVEDYRLFIKPVMKRIFSELANENVPFIMHGVGASHLALEWNDLPLDVVGLDWRLPISKARKMGITKAVQGNLDPAVLLAPWSVIEERAKTIIEQGIEQPGFIFNLGHGVFPDVDPAVLKRLTGFIHEYSGDLLSKLVGK; encoded by the coding sequence ATGAGCAAACAAGTGAAAGATACATTTATTAAAGCGGCAAAAGGACAGCAGACGGATTATGTTCCAGTTTGGTATATGCGGCAAGCTGGCCGTTCCCAGCCTGAGTACCGAGCAATTAAAGAGAAATATTCTTTATTTGAAATAACACATCAGCCAGAATTATGTGCTTATGTGACAAAATTACCTGTTGATCAGTATGATGTAGATGCTGCGGTATTATATAAAGATATTATGACACCACTGCCGGCAATTGGTGTGGATGTGGAAATAAAATCAGGAATTGGACCAGTGATAGAGAATCCTATTCAGTCAATGGATGATGTTTCAAGACTTGGTATGTTACATCCTGAACAAGATATTAAATATGTCCTTGACACAATTAAGCTCCTTACAACTGAGCAATTAAATGTACCTTTAATTGGTTTTTCTGGTGCTCCTTTTACCCTTGCTAGTTACATGATTGAAGGTGGACCATCCAAAAACTATCATAAAACAAAAGCATTTATGTATGCGAAACCAGAAGCTTGGTATGCTCTAATGGAAAAACTTGGTGATATGGTTGTTACTTACGTGAAGGCACAGATTAGTGCAGGAGCAAGTGCGATTCAAATTTTTGATTCATGGGTGGGAGCATTAAATGTGGAGGACTACCGCTTATTTATAAAGCCTGTAATGAAAAGAATTTTTTCAGAGTTAGCGAATGAAAATGTACCTTTCATTATGCATGGAGTAGGGGCAAGTCATTTGGCTCTTGAATGGAATGATCTTCCTCTTGATGTTGTTGGGCTAGATTGGAGATTACCTATATCTAAAGCAAGAAAAATGGGGATAACCAAAGCTGTTCAAGGAAATCTAGATCCTGCTGTGCTTCTTGCACCATGGAGTGTTATTGAAGAAAGAGCGAAAACAATCATTGAGCAGGGAATAGAACAACCAGGCTTTATCTTTAATTTAGGACATGGTGTATTTCCGGATGTAGATCCTGCTGTGTTGAAAAGATTGACTGGTTTTATTCATGAGTATTCTGGTGATTTATTAAGTAAGCTTGTTGGTAAATAA
- the hemH gene encoding ferrochelatase, which translates to MTRKKMGLLVMAYGTPYKEEDIERYYTDIRHGRKPTDEMLEDLKSRYEAIGGISPLAKITLEQAKGLEAHLNEIQADIEFKMYLGLKHIEPFVEDAVKMMHDDGIQEAFSIVLAPHYSTFSIKAYNTRAKAEADKLGGLTIHSMESWYKEPKFINYWVNQLKETYAKMSQDERENAALIVSAHSLPEKILQYGDPYPEQLKETAELIAKGAGISTYYLGWQSAGNTPDPWLGPDVQDLTRDLHAKYGYKAFVYVPVGFVAEHLEVLYDNDYECLVVTKEVGASYYRPKMPNAQPEFIDALATAVLKEIAAPIKG; encoded by the coding sequence ATGACTCGCAAAAAAATGGGCCTTCTAGTCATGGCGTATGGAACTCCATATAAGGAAGAAGATATTGAAAGATATTATACAGATATTAGACATGGAAGAAAGCCGACAGATGAAATGCTTGAAGATTTAAAAAGTCGCTATGAAGCAATCGGAGGCATTTCCCCTTTGGCAAAAATCACGCTGGAACAGGCAAAGGGATTAGAAGCGCATCTTAATGAGATTCAAGCTGATATTGAATTTAAAATGTATTTAGGTTTAAAACACATTGAACCATTTGTAGAAGATGCAGTAAAGATGATGCATGACGATGGAATTCAAGAGGCATTTAGTATTGTTTTAGCTCCTCACTATTCTACTTTCAGTATTAAAGCTTATAATACTCGTGCGAAAGCAGAAGCAGACAAACTAGGTGGCTTAACGATTCATAGTATGGAAAGCTGGTATAAGGAGCCTAAGTTTATTAACTATTGGGTCAACCAATTAAAAGAGACGTACGCAAAAATGTCTCAGGATGAAAGAGAAAATGCAGCTTTAATTGTATCTGCACATAGCTTACCAGAAAAAATTCTTCAATATGGAGATCCTTATCCGGAACAATTAAAGGAAACAGCAGAGTTAATAGCAAAGGGAGCAGGAATTTCTACTTATTATCTTGGCTGGCAAAGTGCAGGTAATACACCAGATCCTTGGCTTGGTCCAGATGTTCAGGATTTAACAAGAGATTTACATGCTAAGTATGGATATAAAGCATTTGTGTATGTTCCAGTAGGCTTTGTAGCTGAACATTTAGAAGTTTTATATGACAATGATTACGAATGCCTCGTCGTTACGAAAGAAGTTGGGGCAAGTTATTATCGACCAAAAATGCCGAATGCACAGCCAGAATTTATTGATGCATTAGCAACAGCTGTTTTAAAAGAAATTGCTGCGCCTATTAAAGGGTAA
- a CDS encoding TetR/AcrR family transcriptional regulator — MAVDRRKLILEAATKSFSMFGYKATTMDHVAKIANVGKGTIYTFFKNKEELFFEIINDLIVEMKEKADESFDSSSTFMENAHRALMNMIEYRKEHQLTVKLFQEQREMGTLEVKEVISHLENAILNYMKIRVQEAVDKGEIKTQNTELTSFIIFKVYLALIFEWEKQHPPLTAEEIASNFELHLFHGLASTSKSY, encoded by the coding sequence TTGGCTGTTGATCGTAGGAAGCTTATTTTAGAGGCGGCAACAAAATCATTTTCTATGTTTGGCTATAAAGCAACTACTATGGATCATGTCGCTAAAATTGCAAACGTAGGAAAAGGAACGATTTATACCTTTTTTAAGAATAAGGAAGAACTGTTTTTTGAAATTATTAATGATTTGATTGTGGAAATGAAGGAGAAAGCAGATGAATCATTTGATTCTTCCTCTACATTTATGGAAAATGCGCATCGAGCACTGATGAATATGATTGAATACCGAAAAGAGCACCAACTTACGGTTAAGCTTTTCCAAGAGCAACGCGAAATGGGTACTTTGGAAGTGAAAGAAGTAATTAGTCATTTAGAAAATGCCATATTAAATTACATGAAAATACGTGTCCAAGAAGCTGTTGATAAAGGAGAAATTAAAACACAGAATACGGAGTTAACTTCCTTTATTATTTTTAAAGTATATTTAGCGTTAATTTTTGAGTGGGAGAAACAGCACCCACCCCTAACTGCAGAGGAAATAGCTTCTAACTTTGAATTACATCTTTTTCATGGTTTAGCAAGTACGTCCAAAAGCTACTAA
- a CDS encoding YhgE/Pip domain-containing protein, with amino-acid sequence MKQSLLKAELSSIFKNKMMLISVIAIVFIPVLYAGIYLWAFWDPYGNLDKLPVAVVNEDTGTEMNGKSLDIGKDLVENLKDSEDFNFIFVDKETAYKDLEKQKYYMLIEIPKEFSENATTLLEDNPQKLDLKYVSNPGYNFISSQIGNSAIEKIKQGVSKEVTETYAESIFENITEMSDGLKTASTGAKDLEEGTDKIKSGTEEVYKNLETLAEKSIQFSDGVNSANDGVKELATGAGDLNQGLSQLQSAQGELNSAAQKLQGGDQAILDGVSQTKDGINTVKTNLPSLIEGADQLQSGSNKLTQNLTEWSDKSEQLAVGANQLNEGAKTLQETINAMMPMLQGLPEENKQQLVAALQGLVDGSSSIATNTKALSQAADQLAAGGEGLSNGLTDLNEGQKQLQSGVNQLSDGSSQLENGVKQQVAGQEQFVAGMNKYAAEFSKAVDGSSKLATGANTLVSGMNTLASGSTALSDGTNLLKSGSKELVNGTSSLVDGSKELASKLSDGAEEASSIHSDEKTYDMIAEPILVDQEKVSDVPNYGTGLAPYFISLGLFVGALMLSIVFSFAEPEEQPKSGIRWFLSKTIILIGVGVLQALVASFVLLVILGMEVQSVPLFILFTVLTSLVFFSIIQFFVTLFGNPGRFIIVIIMIFQLTTSAGTFPLELIPNVLQHIHNLLPMSYSVAGLKAVISTGDLEFMWHNAEILGIYPLIFFAGTAAYFIFKYKRYYTNTKVEATVE; translated from the coding sequence ATGAAACAAAGTTTATTAAAGGCAGAGCTGTCCTCTATTTTTAAAAATAAAATGATGCTGATCTCTGTCATTGCTATTGTATTTATTCCAGTTTTATATGCTGGTATCTATTTATGGGCCTTCTGGGATCCGTATGGAAACTTAGATAAATTACCTGTTGCCGTTGTTAATGAAGATACCGGGACAGAGATGAATGGTAAATCGTTAGATATCGGAAAAGATTTAGTGGAAAATTTAAAGGATAGTGAAGATTTTAATTTTATTTTTGTAGATAAAGAAACGGCATATAAAGATTTAGAAAAACAAAAGTATTATATGCTGATTGAAATTCCCAAGGAATTTTCGGAAAATGCGACAACATTATTGGAAGATAATCCGCAAAAATTAGATTTGAAGTATGTTTCAAATCCAGGATATAACTTTATTTCTTCTCAAATAGGGAATTCTGCGATAGAAAAAATAAAACAAGGTGTTAGTAAAGAAGTGACTGAAACCTATGCGGAGTCTATATTTGAAAACATTACAGAAATGTCAGATGGCTTAAAAACGGCAAGTACTGGTGCAAAGGATTTAGAAGAAGGCACAGACAAAATTAAATCAGGCACGGAAGAAGTGTATAAAAATCTAGAAACGCTTGCTGAAAAGTCTATACAATTTTCTGATGGTGTAAATAGTGCAAATGATGGAGTGAAAGAGCTTGCTACTGGTGCAGGTGATTTAAATCAAGGATTATCCCAATTACAATCAGCACAGGGAGAATTAAATAGTGCTGCACAGAAATTGCAAGGGGGAGATCAAGCGATCCTTGATGGCGTTTCTCAAACGAAAGATGGAATTAATACAGTTAAAACAAATCTACCTTCCTTAATAGAGGGAGCAGATCAACTGCAATCAGGTTCAAATAAGTTAACGCAAAATTTGACTGAGTGGAGTGATAAATCTGAACAGTTAGCAGTTGGTGCAAATCAGTTGAATGAAGGGGCTAAAACCTTACAGGAAACAATTAATGCAATGATGCCAATGTTGCAAGGATTACCAGAAGAAAACAAACAACAGCTAGTAGCAGCACTTCAAGGCTTAGTGGACGGTAGTTCGTCGATTGCAACAAATACGAAAGCTTTGAGTCAAGCTGCAGACCAACTGGCAGCAGGTGGCGAGGGCTTATCTAATGGGTTAACGGACTTAAATGAAGGACAAAAACAGCTGCAATCAGGTGTTAATCAGCTAAGTGATGGTAGCAGCCAATTAGAAAATGGGGTAAAACAGCAGGTAGCTGGTCAAGAACAATTTGTTGCTGGGATGAATAAGTATGCTGCAGAGTTCTCAAAAGCTGTCGACGGTTCTTCTAAGTTAGCTACTGGTGCTAATACTCTGGTATCCGGAATGAATACACTTGCATCAGGATCGACTGCCTTATCAGATGGAACTAATTTACTAAAAAGTGGTTCAAAGGAATTGGTGAACGGAACTTCTTCCTTAGTTGATGGCAGTAAAGAGCTTGCCTCCAAATTATCAGATGGAGCAGAGGAAGCAAGTTCCATTCATTCAGATGAAAAAACATATGACATGATAGCTGAGCCAATCTTAGTTGATCAAGAAAAGGTATCAGACGTTCCAAACTATGGTACTGGTTTGGCACCATATTTCATTTCTCTTGGCTTATTTGTTGGTGCATTAATGCTCTCTATTGTGTTCTCTTTTGCAGAACCAGAAGAGCAGCCGAAGAGCGGTATTCGTTGGTTCTTAAGTAAAACAATCATTTTAATCGGTGTGGGTGTCTTACAGGCTCTTGTTGCTTCCTTTGTATTATTAGTCATTTTAGGTATGGAAGTGCAAAGTGTACCATTGTTCATCCTATTTACCGTGCTAACTAGTTTAGTATTTTTCTCGATTATCCAATTTTTTGTTACTTTATTTGGAAATCCTGGACGGTTTATTATCGTCATCATCATGATTTTCCAATTAACAACAAGTGCGGGTACTTTCCCGTTAGAGTTAATACCAAATGTGCTACAGCATATCCACAATCTATTGCCAATGTCTTATTCTGTAGCTGGATTAAAAGCTGTTATCTCTACAGGTGATTTAGAATTTATGTGGCATAATGCAGAGATTCTTGGTATTTATCCACTAATATTCTTTGCTGGTACAGCTGCTTACTTTATCTTTAAGTACAAACGTTATTATACAAATACGAAAGTAGAAGCAACTGTCGAATAA
- a CDS encoding lipoate--protein ligase has translation MLFIDNKGITDPRINLAIEEYALKNLDINETFLLFYINEPSIIIGKNQNTIEEINTEYVESKGIHVVRRLSGGGAVYHDLGNLNYSFITKDDGDSFHNFRKFTEPVVQALKSMGVNAELSGRNDLLAEGRKISGNAQFSTRGRMFTHGTLLFDSEMDHIVSALKVKKDKIESKGIKSVRSRVANITEFLPEKIAVEEFRRLLLIYLFDGEENIQEYVLTAEDWEKIHQLSKERYQNWDWNYGKSPKFNLQHSHRFPVGQIDVRFDVVKGIVKNCKIYGDFFGVGDVEDIEKRLIGVRYDRSELEKALEDISIKHYFGNVTKEDFLQLIY, from the coding sequence ATGCTATTTATAGATAATAAAGGGATTACAGATCCGCGCATTAATCTAGCAATAGAAGAATATGCTTTGAAAAATTTAGACATAAATGAAACTTTTCTTTTATTTTATATAAATGAACCTTCTATCATTATTGGGAAAAACCAAAATACAATAGAAGAAATTAATACTGAATATGTTGAATCAAAAGGTATACATGTTGTTAGAAGATTGTCTGGCGGCGGTGCTGTTTATCATGATCTAGGTAATTTAAATTATAGCTTTATCACAAAGGATGACGGAGATAGCTTCCATAATTTTAGAAAATTCACGGAACCCGTTGTCCAAGCTCTTAAAAGTATGGGAGTAAATGCTGAATTAAGCGGACGTAACGATCTGCTTGCAGAAGGTAGAAAAATTTCAGGGAATGCCCAATTTTCTACAAGAGGCAGAATGTTTACACATGGTACCTTGTTATTTGATTCTGAAATGGATCATATTGTATCAGCCTTAAAAGTGAAAAAAGACAAGATCGAATCAAAAGGGATTAAATCAGTACGAAGCAGAGTTGCAAATATCACTGAGTTTCTTCCAGAAAAAATAGCAGTCGAAGAATTTCGCCGCTTGCTATTAATTTATCTTTTTGATGGGGAAGAGAATATTCAAGAATATGTATTAACAGCTGAAGATTGGGAGAAAATCCATCAACTATCAAAAGAAAGATACCAAAATTGGGATTGGAATTACGGAAAATCCCCTAAATTTAACTTACAGCATTCTCATCGTTTCCCAGTTGGCCAAATTGATGTAAGATTTGATGTAGTTAAAGGAATTGTGAAAAACTGCAAAATTTATGGTGACTTCTTTGGGGTTGGCGATGTAGAAGATATCGAAAAGCGATTGATTGGTGTCCGCTATGACCGCTCTGAATTAGAAAAGGCATTAGAAGACATTTCTATTAAGCATTATTTTGGAAATGTAACAAAAGAAGATTTTCTGCAATTAATTTATTGA